A segment of the Ochotona princeps isolate mOchPri1 chromosome 16, mOchPri1.hap1, whole genome shotgun sequence genome:
TCGTGTGTTTGAGGGGCAGACCagctcagcaggtgcagccatATGTGTCAAAGGGTGAAAGTGTCATGTGTctctgggtggggggagggttatGTGGGGACCACTGTGTCTGGTGGCCTCAGGCAGGGTGGGTGTGGAATGAGTGGCCTTGGAGGCCAGGCGGGCTAGTCTCTCCCCAGCCTCTTGCTTATCCCTCCACTCATGCCTCTAGGACATGCTGGAGTTCCCAGCCCAAGAACTCCGGAAGTACTTCAAGATGGGGGACCACGTGAAGGTGATCGCTGGCCGGTTCGAGGGTGACACGGGCCTCATCGTGCGGGTGGAAGAGAACTTTGTCATCCTCTTCTCCGACCTCACCATGCACGAGGTGGGTGTGAGGCAGGCCAGGGCAGAGTGTGTACCCGGAGGAGGTCTGGCTGAGAttgggcccctggacccctgCTGAggcctttccccttcccccacagcTGAAGGTGCTGCCCCGGGACCTGCAGCTCTGCTCGGAGACGGCGTCGGGCGTGGATGTTGGGGGCCAGCATGAATGGGGTGAGATGGTCCAGCTGGACCCCCAGACTGTGGGCGTCATCGTGCGGCTGGAGCGGGAGACCTTCCAGGTGTGTGTCCGGCACTCAGCAGGGGCAGGGCTTCCTTCCTTCAATCCGTTTGTCCTGGAGCTGGTTCTGTCACAACTGGCTGGGTGGCGTCCAGCATTGCCTCAGTTTTACCCCTGGCGCAGCGGGCATAGTAGTAGCATCTGCGTTCACCCCCGTGCCAGATCCCAGGGTGATGTGTTGCGTGAGCTTCATTGCCCGCCCACGGAAGGTGCCCACAGGTGCCCTCTTCACTCAGTTGTCTACGGGTGTTGGTCGCAGAGGCCTTGGGCCCTGGTCTGAGTACTGTTGCTTCTGTGGTGATGTCGGGCCTGAGGGCCCCCTGGTGTAAGATGGGAGTCACAGTAGTCCCCATCTCAGAGGGGAACTGGGAGGCGTCAGTGGAATCTGCTGGGGCTGATGCTTGGCATTGGCAGCCGTCCACATGCTGGGTCAGGGGCTTAGCCTGATGACTGGTTGTCctgagtgggtgggtggagaTGTTCTTGGTCCGCGCCCTACCCTGGGGGTGGTGCTTTGATTGTAGCCCTGTCGCCTCCCCCAGGGAAGGGTCCTCTCAAAACCACCCTGTGTGTGACGGATGGCCTAACACCCgccccctctccctgcctgctctgTAGGTGCTGAACATGTATGGGAAGGTAGTGACAGTCAGGCACCAGGCTGTGACCCGCAAGAAGGACAACCGCTTCGCAGAGTCTCTGGACTCAGAGCAGAATAACATCCATGTGAAGGACATCGTCAAGGTCATCGACGGCCCCCACTCAGTGAGTGTACAGGCCCTGCCCCCGAGCCCCATGGGGAGGAGCTGGGGCGAGGCGAGGTGGGGCTGACAGGGCCCCACTGTTCTCTGCACTCCAGGGTCGCGAGGGCGAGATCCGCTACATCTTCCACATCTTCGCCTTCCTGCACTGCAAGAAGCTGGTGGAGAACGGGGGCATGTTTGTGTGCAAGACCCGGCACCTGGTGCTGGCCGGGGGCTCAAAGGTGAGGCAGGCGTGGCGTCCGGCTGGTGGGtgccagtccagtctgtcctggaTTGTGCGGTGTAGATTAGAGGAACAGGTGTCATCAGCCAGTCTTTGGCAAGTGTGGGGCTCTGAGTTGCTCCCCACCTCACTCCTtagtttgcttttgtttggtaCCTCTTGTGTGCCAGACACAAGACACGGCAGGGAGCAGGGTCCAGCCTCACTCTCTTGGAGCTGAGTAGAAGTGTGGGGCATACAGGTCACACGAGGTGTGCTGGCAGGCGAGCACAGCAAGGAGATgggggtggtgctgctgctgttccaaGGGGCAGGGTAAGAAAGGCCTCCCTGAATATACTTGCAGACAAATGAACAGACCAGGTGTTGTCAAGGATGGCAGGCCTGGGCCCTGAGTAGCCGGGAGCCTGCGGGCGGGACAACAATGCTTACAATATTGCTAGGGTCTTGGATTACTGACTACGCTGCAGTCTGCGCCTTGGCCTCCTGAATGACAGGCCCGCTATGGCAGAGGGATGGCAGCTGTCCTGAGGAGGGTGTGCCCGCGGCTGGGCAGCTCACTCAGGGACTGTTCCCAGAAGGAGGCAGTGGGTGTGGTGTAGGGGCCGGGCCTGTTGCCTAGGCTCTGCCGCCCATCTCCCCTGCCTGCCAAGTTcacttcttgtctctcctctagCCCCGAGATATGACCAACTTCACCGTGGGTGGCTTTGCCCCCATGAGCCCCCGGATCAGCAGCCCCATGCATCCCAGCGCTGGAGGTGAGAGGGGTCAGAGGTCAGGTGTATGGTAGAGGTAGGGAGGGAAGGGCTGGAGGCGAACCCAAAGCGCCTGCTCTGGCCAGGCCCTGCTGACTGGGGCCTCTCAGCCCAGGGGCAGATGAACCAACCCTGGAGGGATAGCAGAGTGGTCAGGGCTGCGCTGGGGAAggggcagaggaggctcctgacccagcttggggATGTCCAGCAGGGAAGGAGGGTTGGTTATGTGCGCCCAGTCTTGGAGGCGGTAGGGCCCTGGGGGACCGACGGTGTTCTCTTCCCTCCACAACAGGTCAGCGCGGTGACTTCGGGAGCCCTGGGGGTGGCATGAGCAGAGGCCGGGGCCGGAGAGACAACGAGCTGATTGGGCAGACCGTGCGCATCTCCCAGGGGCCCTACAAAGGTGACTGTGAGGCTGCTGGGGGCCCAGGGAGGGCGTGGTGCGGGAGAGTCCCCCAAGCCTGACCTCCCGCCTCCCACCAGGCTACATTGGTGTGGTGAAGGATGCCACGGAGTCCACTGCCCGTGTGGAGTTGCACTCTACCTGCCAGACCATCTCCGTGGACCGCCAGCGGCTCACCACCGTGTATGGGCCCAGCTCTGTGGGAGGACAGCCCCTCTGGGGCAGTGGGCACCGAGGGAACCCCTCTCACCCCCCTGTTCTCTGTCCACAGGGGCTCACAGCGCCCTGGCGGCATGACCTCTACCTATGGCCGGACCCCCATGTATGGCTCACAGACACCCATGTACGGCTCCGGCTCCCGCACACCCATGTACGGCTCGCAGACGCCGCTCCAGGATGGTGAGTGCTCCCAGGTTCAGGGGAGTGGTGACTAGGGGACCTGGAGGCCGGGTGGGACGACTAATGGACACTTGTCTTTTCCCATTCTAGGCAGCCGCACCCCACATTATGGCTCGCAGACACCCCTGCATGACGGCAGCCGTACTCCTGCCCAGAGTGGGGCCTGGGACCCCAATAACCCCAACACGCCATCACGGTGAGGCCCAGAGTTCCCAGGCACTgggggtgggtgctggggtgtAGGTGGACTGGGGTTCTGGGGTACCCTTCCCCTCCACAAATCTGCTCCTAAGCCCAGGCTGGTCTGTGTGAAGAGCAGGCATAGCCTGAGTTGGGTTGGGCAAAAGATTCCTCCCTGTGCCATGTGTGGTCAGTGCTGGGCCTGACCGCAGGTGGCCTGCGTGCATCAGTCACAACTGTGGGAGGCATGACATGTCAGGGACCCCGGGATGGGGCCTCATGCGCGGTGCTGTTCTGGAAGCTTCTGTCACATCACAGCAGTTATTTCCAACACGTCTGTCCCAACAGGGCTGAGGAAGAATATGAATATGCCTTCGACGATgagcccaccccatccccacaaGCCTACGGGGGAACTCCCAATCCCCAAACACCTGGTTACCCAGACCCCTCGTCGCCACAGGTCAACCCGCAGTACAACCCGCAGACGCCAGGGACTCCGGCCATGTGAGTGCCCCCCACCCTGGCGAAccctcagccctgcctgctgccactgctttccctccCTGCTCCAGCAACGCTCTGGTCTCTGCAGGTACAACACGGACCAGTTCTCCCCATATGCCGCCCCCTCCCCACAAGGCTCCtaccagcccagccccagtccccagAGCTACCACCAGGTGGCGCCAAGTCCTGCTGGTTACCAGAACACCCACTCTCCGGCCAGCTACCACCCGACACCCTCGCCCATGGCCTACCAGGTACCGGTCACTCACGTGCCCTGGAGTGGGGTGGATTCGAGTGGGCCTGAGGCCCAGGGTGATCACTGTTTCCTTGATGCCATCCCCCCCTTTCTGCTGCAGGCCAGCCCCAGCCCGAGCCCTGTTGGTTATAGTCCAATGACACCTGGAGCTCCATCCCCTGGGGGCTACAACCCGCACACGCCAGGCTCGGGCATTGAGCAGAACTCCAGTGACTGGGTCACCACGGACATCCAGGTCAAAGTGCGGGACACCCACCTGGACACGCAGGTGGTGGGGCAGATGGGTGTCATCCGTAGCGTCACGGTACGTGGACTCGTGGTGGGAAGGCAGGCCCCTCTTCCTTGCTGATCTtgcccctctgtgtgtgtgtgtgtgtgtgtgtgtacgcgcgcaTCCATTTTTGGGTACACATGCATATCCATTTGTGAGATAGCTGCCATCCGTGAGTTTATTCCCCATGTGCACGCACTGTGGGGCTGGAGCTTGGAGCTGGGAACCCAGTACagctctcccttgtgggtgttTGGGCACCAACAGCTGTTGTTGCACCGCAGTGCCTGCCAGGGTGCCCctggcaggagcaggagccagagttgagGCCAGGCTCTCTGTGCTTGTAGTCAGGGCCACACAGCCTGAGCAAAGCGTGGCTCACAGTGTGGCTACTTCCTGCAGAGCCCTTTGCTACATCAGCTCAGTAAAGTGCGTTCGTGGTGCCAGGCTGTTCCTTCTCCATCTCATAGTTCCCTCCAAGTTCCTGTCTTGCCCTTCTGGCAAGTGCGGAGGGCAGAGGTTTGTGCCAGACCTGCCTTCTGCTGGTCCATGTAGTTCTCCAGGTGGCAGACCTACTGGCTGAAACTTGGCGTTTCCTCCACTGTGGTCCTTCAGTTAGAGTGCCCCCGCTTCCTAACAAGATGAAGACCTGATAGCTCGTAGGCCTCTAATTAACATTAATAGAAGTAACGAAGCCAGCAGCCATAGCAGCCCTGGGCCAAGACAGACCAGCTAGCCCGTGGTCCAGAGTGTTTTCgagtcagggacagcccagggTATGGAGCTGGGATAAGGGGGGCTGTGTGAAGGAGGTGGCCCTTCACCCCACTTGGGGAAGCATCCAGGAAGGCTTTCTGGGAAAGATGGCATCCAAGCCAGAATGAAGGAGAGGTGCCAGTGAGCCAAGGTAGatggcctggggtggggtgggggctgcaggtgCTACAGGAAGGGAAGGGATGAGATCTGTGGTGTGGCGTCCTCTATGCTCCTGTGTCTGGGATGGGCTGAGGTGATGGGGTTGGAGACGAGGAGCCCAGGGGTTCCGGCTGTTCTTGGGGAGATCcttggagaaaaggagaaagacaggTGGGAGACCTTTTGGGTGGCTTCAAAGGTCAAGGATTGTCATGGAGGTGGTGCAGAGGTCTGGCTGTCCCTGGAGTGGGTAGGGGAGGAGCTGAGGCCAGCTGTGGACTTGTGTCCTGGGACAGCTGTGACTGCTGCATCCCCCGCTGGTGTGGACCCTCTGGCCGCAtatcccccacccccccagccccctgcacccatgccaGGGAGCCTGAGTGCGGGCTGGGCCCTGACCTGGCTGTGCCTGCCTGCAGGGCGGCATGTGCTCCGTGTACCTCAAGGACAGCGAGAAGGTGGTGAGCATCTCCAGCGAGCACCTCGAGCCCATCACCCCCACCAAGAACAACAAGGTGAGCACAGGGGGCTGGATCGCAGGCCACCCTGCCCGGCCACGCTGCAGCGCCCTGAGCCCGTGATGTCCCCGCAGGTGAAGGTGATCCTGGGGGAGGATCGGGAGGCCACCGGCGTCCTGCTGAGCATCGATGGCGAGGACGGCATCGTCCGCATGGACCTGGACGAGCAGCTCAAGATCCTCAACCTGCGCTTCCTGGGGAAGCTCCTGGAGGCCTGAGGGGCCAGTGGGGGCCGTGCGGCCTCCTGCCGCTGCAGACGCAGGGTCCTGGACCTGGAGCCTGCGCCTGCTGGACAGCCTCTCCCTCCCCGACACGCGTAGGAATTCAGAGTAGTGTGGAAGAGGGCCCCCACTTCCTTTCTTTTGTGTTAGGATCTTTCAATAAAGAGAAGCTGTTTGATCAACAGTCCTGAGAACATGGTCTTGTTTGTACGTGGGGTCATGGTCTTGTTTGTACGTGGGGTCATGGTCTTGTTTGTACGTGCTGGCTCCCTTGATGTGTGGCGTGGCACATTTAACCCGCACAAGGCCCTGGGAGGAAACTGAGCTGACTGAGCTGACTGACACTAAGCCAGTTACACCCTGTGCTCATCACAGGCTGTGTTCCCGTGACACAGGGCCGCGGGGGGTCCCGGCGGCACAGACAGGAGTAGGTGCGGGTGAACATTGGGGCCGGGGACCTTCACACAGGAGACACCAACCCACAGCTTAGGAAACCTCCGCACCAGTTAGGAACCATGGGGCACCTTCCGTGCCCTGGAACCCCCTGCATGGCGTAGGTCAAACACTTGAGTAATTTTAGAATTTAAAGTTTGGCCTAAaataccatctgctggtttacaaccCCTGGGTCTGGATGCTGGGCAGCCAACGGGGTGCAAGCACCCAGCCACTTGGGCCATGAGcagctcccagggtctgcatgagtcaGGCGTGCTAGGCACTGGGTTAAATGCCTGCTCCTGTTTTCATTTGTGGCCATTAAGAGGTGAgggtgggcccagtgcggtgacttagcagctaaagtcatcgccttgaacaccccgggatcccatatgggcgccggttctaatcctggcagctccacttcccatccagctccctgcttgtggcctgggaaagcagttgaggacggcccaaagctctgggcccctgcacccgcatgggagacccagaagaagttcctggctcctgggttcggatcggctcagaaccagctgttgcagtcacttggggagtgagtcatcggatggaagatcttcctctctgtctctccccctctgtgtatctgactttgcaagaaaaataaatcttaaaaaaaaaagttgagggtGGAACTAAGTTAGTATCAATCCAGGAGCCGTTGGGTTCCTGCAAGCTTTTCCTCCAAGCAATGTATGTGAGTGTCGCCGCCACGTCCGGTTGCAGAACCCGTGACGTTCCTTGGGACCGTGGGACGATTTTGCCTCTGGTAGCTCTGTGCCTGGTGGACAACAGCGAGGGGACGAACGCGCCCGGGCTCTTCTGACCCTCTCGGGCTCCCGTCCGCCCGCCCCGTCCTCCGCGTGCTCATTGGCCGCAGTGCCCGAGGGACGGGCGGGGCCTCGTGGCGTCAGCGCAAGATGGCGGCGTCGGCGGCGCTGTTCTCGCGCTGGCGGAGCGGGCTCCGGCTCGGCGCGCGGGGACTGTGCACGCGGCTGGCCACGCCGTCCCCCGGGACCCCGGAGCAGGTGAGCCGAGGCCGCGGGGTGGACTCGGGGGCCTCGGACGTGGAGGAGCTGCCCCCCCGCCCGGGGGTGCCGCACATCTCAGGACGCTGAATGGACCGCTGCCCGCCCTTGGGGCGCCTCCCCTGCCTGCGTCCTCCTCCGGGTGCAAAGCCAGCACTCCACCGGGGTGGGAGACCCGCCCGTGCCCTGCCTGTCCTTCCCCGGCGCAGTGACCACTAGGGCTACTGGACGCTGAGGAGTCCGACTTGCCTCCGTGTTCACCTGCAAGTGCTTGGGGGGCCCTCCTTTCCCCAGCCCGGGCCAGTGAGCGTCCCTGGCCGCCCGCCCTCATCCACCACCCTGTTTCTTTCCACTCTGTGTCCTGCTGCCCCGAGTCTCCTGTCCTCGGTGTGCGCTGCGTCCCTGCCTTAAGGCAGTACGGTCCAGTCCAGTCCTGTCCACCACTCACAGGACACCCCTGGGGCCGTCTCCTCATCAAGACCCCTTTGTCCTCCGTCCACCACAGGCTGCTGCAGAAAGTGGGAGCCACGGAGGTGCCAAGGCCCagggaccacagcagcagcagacgcCGCCGGGTCCAGGAGGTCCCAGCTATGCCAAGAAGGTCGCACTGTGGCTCGCTGGGTTGCTTGGGGCTGGTGGGACCGTCAGCCTCGTCTATATCTTTGGTGAGAGACGCAC
Coding sequences within it:
- the SUPT5H gene encoding transcription elongation factor SPT5 isoform X1 codes for the protein MSDSEDSNFSEEEDSERSSDGEEAEVEERRSAAGSEKEEEPEEEEEEEEEYDEEEEEEDDDRPAKKPRHGGFILDEADVDDEYEDEDQWEDGAEDILEKVEEIEASNIDNVVLDEDRSGARRLQNLWRDQREEELGEYYMKKYAKSSVGETVYGGSDELSDDITQQQLLPGVKDPNLWTVKCKIGEERATAISLMRKFIAYQFTDTPLQIKSVVAPEHVKGYIYVEAYKQTHVKQAIEGVGNLRLGYWNQQMVPIKEMTDVLKVVKEVANLKPKSWVRLKRGIYKDDIAQVDYVEPSQNTISLKMIPRIDYDRIKARMSLKDWFAKRKKFKRPPQRLFDAEKIRSLGGDVASDGDFLIFEGNRYSRKGFLFKSFAMSAVITEGVKPTLSELEKFEDQPEGIDLEVVTEGTGKEREHNLQPGDNVEVCEGELINLQGKILSVDGNKVTIMPKHEDLKDMLEFPAQELRKYFKMGDHVKVIAGRFEGDTGLIVRVEENFVILFSDLTMHELKVLPRDLQLCSETASGVDVGGQHEWGEMVQLDPQTVGVIVRLERETFQVLNMYGKVVTVRHQAVTRKKDNRFAESLDSEQNNIHVKDIVKVIDGPHSGREGEIRYIFHIFAFLHCKKLVENGGMFVCKTRHLVLAGGSKPRDMTNFTVGGFAPMSPRISSPMHPSAGGQRGDFGSPGGGMSRGRGRRDNELIGQTVRISQGPYKGYIGVVKDATESTARVELHSTCQTISVDRQRLTTVGSQRPGGMTSTYGRTPMYGSQTPMYGSGSRTPMYGSQTPLQDGSRTPHYGSQTPLHDGSRTPAQSGAWDPNNPNTPSRAEEEYEYAFDDEPTPSPQAYGGTPNPQTPGYPDPSSPQVNPQYNPQTPGTPAMYNTDQFSPYAAPSPQGSYQPSPSPQSYHQVAPSPAGYQNTHSPASYHPTPSPMAYQASPSPSPVGYSPMTPGAPSPGGYNPHTPGSGIEQNSSDWVTTDIQVKVRDTHLDTQVVGQMGVIRSVTGGMCSVYLKDSEKVVSISSEHLEPITPTKNNKVKVILGEDREATGVLLSIDGEDGIVRMDLDEQLKILNLRFLGKLLEA
- the SUPT5H gene encoding transcription elongation factor SPT5 isoform X2: MSDSEDSNFSEEEDSERSSDGEEAEVEERRSAAGSEKEEEPEEEEEEEEEYDEEEEEEDDDRPAKKPRHGGFILDEADVDDEYEDEDQWEDGAEDILEKEEIEASNIDNVVLDEDRSGARRLQNLWRDQREEELGEYYMKKYAKSSVGETVYGGSDELSDDITQQQLLPGVKDPNLWTVKCKIGEERATAISLMRKFIAYQFTDTPLQIKSVVAPEHVKGYIYVEAYKQTHVKQAIEGVGNLRLGYWNQQMVPIKEMTDVLKVVKEVANLKPKSWVRLKRGIYKDDIAQVDYVEPSQNTISLKMIPRIDYDRIKARMSLKDWFAKRKKFKRPPQRLFDAEKIRSLGGDVASDGDFLIFEGNRYSRKGFLFKSFAMSAVITEGVKPTLSELEKFEDQPEGIDLEVVTEGTGKEREHNLQPGDNVEVCEGELINLQGKILSVDGNKVTIMPKHEDLKDMLEFPAQELRKYFKMGDHVKVIAGRFEGDTGLIVRVEENFVILFSDLTMHELKVLPRDLQLCSETASGVDVGGQHEWGEMVQLDPQTVGVIVRLERETFQVLNMYGKVVTVRHQAVTRKKDNRFAESLDSEQNNIHVKDIVKVIDGPHSGREGEIRYIFHIFAFLHCKKLVENGGMFVCKTRHLVLAGGSKPRDMTNFTVGGFAPMSPRISSPMHPSAGGQRGDFGSPGGGMSRGRGRRDNELIGQTVRISQGPYKGYIGVVKDATESTARVELHSTCQTISVDRQRLTTVGSQRPGGMTSTYGRTPMYGSQTPMYGSGSRTPMYGSQTPLQDGSRTPHYGSQTPLHDGSRTPAQSGAWDPNNPNTPSRAEEEYEYAFDDEPTPSPQAYGGTPNPQTPGYPDPSSPQVNPQYNPQTPGTPAMYNTDQFSPYAAPSPQGSYQPSPSPQSYHQVAPSPAGYQNTHSPASYHPTPSPMAYQASPSPSPVGYSPMTPGAPSPGGYNPHTPGSGIEQNSSDWVTTDIQVKVRDTHLDTQVVGQMGVIRSVTGGMCSVYLKDSEKVVSISSEHLEPITPTKNNKVKVILGEDREATGVLLSIDGEDGIVRMDLDEQLKILNLRFLGKLLEA